The following DNA comes from Blattabacterium cuenoti.
AGGAGGAGCAAAAATTTCTTCTAAAATAGAAATAATTGAAAATATTATTGATATTGCTGATCATTTACTAATAGGAGGAGGGATGGCTTTTCCATTTATAAAAATAAATGGAGGAAAAGTGGGGGATTCTATTGTTGAATATAATAAAATAATTAAAATTGAAAATACACTAAAAAAAATCCTTGATCAAAAAAAAAACAAAATAAATATTTTATCTTTTCCAAAAGATGTTGTCATTTCTAAATCTTTTAAAAAGACATCTAATACTAAAATTGTACCTATTTATTCTATTCCAGATGGATGGATGGGGTTAGATATAGGTCCTTCTTCTATCAAATATTTTTGCAACATTATAGAAAAATCCAAAACTATTTTTTGGAACGGCCCAGTAGGAGTTTTTGAAATTTCTAATTTTTCTTTGGGGACTAAATCTATAATAAAAACAATTGCAAAAACTACCGAAAAAGGTTCTTTTTCCTTAATTGGAGGTGGAGATTCTATTGCTTCACTAAAAATGGTAAAAGGATGTAAAGAAAAAATAAGTTATTTATCTACTGGAGGTGGTGCTATGTTAGAAAGTTTAAAAAATAAAATACTTCCTGGAATAAAAGCTATAATAAATACATAAAAAATTATGTTTTTAATTATATTTGTCTTTTTCATATAAAAAATACAATTATGCTATTTAAACTTCCAAAATTATCTTATTCATATGAAGATTTTGAACCTTTTATAGATAAAAAAACTATGGATATTCATTATAATAAACATCATGCTACTTATACAAACAATTTAAATAAAGCTATATCATCTTCTTGCATAGATATGAAAAGTTTGTCCATAGAAGAAATTCTTAGAAGAGCACATATGGAAACTCCTACAATACGAAATAATAGTGGAGGTTTTTACAACCATAATATTTTTTGGGATATATTAATTCCTCATTCAAAATATGTTCAACCAAGTCCATATTTAAATGAAATTTTTAAGAAATATTTTAAATCTTTTGACTCTTTTAAAGATAAATTTTCTACTATTGCAGCTAATTGTTTTGGATCTGGTTGGACTTGGTTATGTGTAAAAGAAAAAATATTACAAATTTGTTCAACAAAAAATCAAGATAATCCTTTAATGTATAATACTGGTTGTGACGGGGTTCCTATACTTGGATTAGATATTTGGGAACATGCTTATTATTTACAATATCAAAATAGACGTTTAGATTATATATCTTCTTTTTGGAATATTGTTGACTGGAAGAAAGTAGAAAAAAATTATCAAAAAGCTGTGAAATAAATTTTCATGGGAAAAATTATCCTAGAAAATATAAAATTATTTGGATTTCATGGATGTATGCCAGAAGAAAAACTTTTAGGATCTTATTATACAATTAATCTTGAAGTAGAATTAGATTTTTATGAAGCATCCATTCATGATGATTTGTCTAAAACTGTAGATTATGTACATTTATATCGTATTGTAAAAGAAGAAATGAATATTCATTCTAAATTGATAGAACATTTAGCTCAAAGAATAATTCAAAGAATTAAGAAATATAAAAAAATTTTAATTAGACATGCAAAAATAAAAATATGTAAGAATAATCCACCATTACAAGGTTCTGTAATAGATAGTGTATGTGTTGTTTTAAATGATTAAAAATTTTTTGGCACTGTGTCCGAATGGTAAGGTAGAGGTCTGCAAAACCTTTTATAGCGGTTCGATTCCGCTCTGTGCCTTTTTATAAAAAAAAATTATTAAAACTTTTCCAAAAATTTTATTTCATCACTTATTATTCTAATTTTTTATGATTATCTATAGTTAAAAAAAATTAGTAAAAAAATATTAGTCTTTTATCTTTGTCAAGATAAAGTAAAAAAATAGAGATTATCCAGTGATATTTGATATTTTTGAATTAAAAAAATAATGATATTTTATTTTTTCAGTACTAAGTAAAATCTTTTTTTATGTATGTAGGGGGACACTTACTTAAAACTACTTTATTAAATAGTATTTTTATAAATATATAAATAAAATTATTCTTGAATTTAGTAGAATATTTTTATTATATACGTTAAAACAAACGTTTAGAATAAAACTGATATGAAATTTTATACGTAAATAAAAAAATCATGAGTAAATTTACTTTACTCCACTGTTACTGATTTAGCTAAATTTCTCGGTTGATCAACGTTTTTCCCTCGTATATAAGCTATTTCATAAGCTAATAATTGAAGAGGGATAATAGTGACTAATGGACTAAGCTCTTCAGATGTTTCTGGAACTTTTATAACATGATCAACCATCATACTTACTTGAATATCTCCTTCATTAACTATAGCTATAATTTTACCTTTTCTAGCTTTAATTTCTTGAATATTTCCTATTATTTTTTCATAGCATACTTTTTTTGTTGCAATAATAACTACTGGAATATTTTTATCTATTAATGCTATAGGTCCATGTTTCATTTCTGCAGCTGGATAACCTTCTGCATGAATATAGGATATCTCTTTTAATTTTAAAGCTCCTTCTAAAGCTACTGGAAAATTAATCCCTCTTCCTAAATAAAGAAAATTATTAACATGATAATATACTTTAGATATTTCTTTTATATATTGATTTACTTTTAAAACATGATCTACTTTTTCTGAAACAGATCCAAGTTCTTTACATAAAGATTGATATTGATTATCATTTATAGATAATCTATATTTTCCTATTTTCAAAGCCAATAAAACAAAAATTATAATTTGTGCAGTAAATGCTTTTGTAGAAGCAACCCCTATCTCAGGACCTGCATGTGTATAAGCACCAGCATCTACATTTCGTGAAATAGATGAACCTACTACATTACAAATTCCAAAAACAAAAGCTCCTTTATTTTTTGCTAATTTTAAAGCAGCTAAAGTATCCGCTGTTTCTCCAGATTGAGAAACTACAATAATCACGTCTTTTTCTTTTACAATAGGATTTCTATATCTAAATTCAGAAGCATACTCCACTTCTACTGGAATACGAGCTAATTTTTCCAATAAATATTCTGCGATTAAACTAGCATGCCATGATGTCCCACATGCTACTATAGTTATAGATTTAGCATTAATAAAAATATCTTTATGAGACTCAATTCCATCAATACAAATGATTCCTTTTGGAATTAATAATCTACCACGTAAAGTATCTAAAATTGTTTTTGGTTGTTCATATATTTCTTTCAACATAAAATATTTATATTTTCCTTTTTCAATTTTTTTTAAATTTATTTGTAGTTTTTTAATAATTGGATTGAGTTTATGATTATCTAGAATCTTTCTAAGGTCTAATTCTTCTCCTTTTTTAAGAATTGCCATCTCTCCATCTTTTAAATAAATCACGTTATCTGTATAATCTATAAAAGGAATAGGATCAGACGCAATAAAAAATTCTTTTTTATTAATTCCTAAAGCAAGAGGACTTCCTAATTTTGCTATGATTATTGTTTCTGGATTATATTTATCTACTATAGCGATTGAATAAGCTCCTACTATTTCATTTAAAGAAATTCTTACCGCCTCTTCTAAAGAAAATTTATTTTCTTTTTTAACATATTCAATAAGATTTACAAGGACTTCTGTATCTGTTTCGCTTTTAAAAGTGAATCCATTTTTTAATAAAATAACTTTAATGGAATAATAATTTTCTATAATTCCATTATGAATCATAATTAATTCATTAGAATTAGAAACATGAGGATGAGCATTCAAATCATCAGGAATACCATGAGTAGCCCATCTTGTATGACCTATTCCAGAAGTTCCTTTTACTTTTATCTTACAAGAATATATTTTTTTCTCTAATTCATAAACCCTTCCTTTAGTTTTACATAAACTATATCCATTTTCATAAAATATAGCAATTCCAGAACTATCATATCCTCTATATTCTAATTTTTTTAATCCATTAATAATAATAGGATAAGCTTCTCTGTCACCTAAATAACCAATTATACCACACATTCTAACTTAGAAATTAGAAGTTTTTATAATTAATCAATACTACTATTCTAAAACAGTTTCTTTATAAAATTGTTGATAAACAGTTTCTATCTTTTCTACAGGATAATATTCTAATACTAACAACTTATTAATGTTTATATAATCTTCTATTTCTTTTGGAAAAGATAAATCTCCTTTTATTATAGCATCCGAAAAATATATACATAATTTTACTAAATTAAAATAATCCGGATTTTCTAATAATTTAAGTTTTCTAGATTTAATACCATCTAGTTTTACTTTTTTAATAACATCTTTATCTAGATAATTTAAAAAAGGTTTATTATAAATAGATACTACTATTTTTACATTTTGATATAAAGGATCATTTTTATATAAATTTTTAATATACAAAGGAATGAAAAAACTAATCCATCCATATATATGGATAATATCAGGTTTCCAATTTAATTTTTTTATAGTTTCTAAAACTCCCTTTGTAAAAAATAAAGCTCTTTCATCATTATCTTTAAAAAAGACACCATGTTCATCATTATCTATAGCCTTTCTTTTAAAATATTCCTCATTATCTATAAAATAAACTTGTAGTCTAGCATCAGGTATGGATGCTACTTTTATCCATAAAGAATGTTCAACATTATTAATAACTAAATTTATACCTGACAAACGAATAACTTCATGTAATTGATGTCTTCTTTCATTTATCACACCAAAACGAGGCATAAATATACGTACATCATTCCCTATTGATTGCATAAACTTAGTAACTTTCAAAACTGATAAAGAGATGTGGTTCTCTGAAGAAAAAGGAAATAAATCTGAAGAAACATATAATATACGTTTACCTGTCATCTTAAGAGTTATTTTTTTTTATAATATAAAGAAACGGATCGTTGCAAATATAATAAATAATATTCAATGCCTTAAATTTTAAAATAAAAATATAAAATCATTTTTTAGATAAAATCTCGTAGATTGTAGGTTTTTTAGTTCTTTATAAAGACATGCTTTTATCATGAAATCAGAAAAAAAAATAAAAAATAAACATTGTATTAATTTTGCCATAGGTTTTATTAATGTAACTAATCACGGATATGCCTTTGTAAGTATAGAGGGAGTTAAAAAAGATATTTTTATCCCAAAAAATAAAATAAATCAATCTTTAGAAGGCGATTTAGTAAAAATTAGGTTCAAAAAAAATAGAACAGGAATAAAAATGGAGGGAGAAGTATTAAAAGTAATTAAAAGAAAAAATAAAAAATATATTGGAATATTAAAAATTCATTCCGATTCTGAATATGGATTAGTAATAGTTTCTAATATTCACGTAAATATTCTTATTCCAATAAATGATAAAAAATTAAAAAAATATCATCATAATAATAAAGTATTAGTTCAAATCATATCATGGCCTAGAAATTTAAAAAATCCTGTAGGAAAAATAATTAAAATATTCGGAAAATATGGAGATTATGAAACTGAAGTTTATTCATTATTAGAAGAAAATAGAATTTCTTACAAATTTTCTAAAAAAGTAGAAGATGAAACTAAAAAGATTTTTTCTAAAAAAAATTCAGATAAAACTATAAGAAGAGACATGAGATACATAAAAACTTTTACTATAGATCCTATAAATGCTAAAGATTTTGATGATGCTCTATCAATTAGAAAATTAAATTCTGATATTTGGGAAATAGGAGTACATATATCCGATGTATCTCACTATATAGAAGAAGATAGTTTATTAGATAAAGAAGCATATTTACGTTCTACGTCTATTTATCTTGTAGGAAAAGTAATTCCTATGCTTCCGGAATTATTATCCAATGATATTTGTTCTTTACAACCAAAAAAAGATAGGTTAAGTTTTTCTTATATTTTTGATATAGATAAAAAAGGAAAAATATTGAGAAGTTGGTTTGGAAAAACAATTATACGATCTAATAAAAAATTTACATATGATGAAGTTCAAAAAATTATAGATGAAAAAAAAGGGGATTTTTATGAAGATATTTACACTTTATTTTTATTTTCTAAAATATTAACTAAAAAGAGATTAAATAATGGAGCAATTTATTTAGAAAAAAGTGAAGTTAAGTTTCATTTAGATAAAGAAAATAATCCAATATCTTTATATTTAGAAAAAAATAATGATGCTCATCACTTGATAGAAGAATTTATGTTACTGACTAATCAAAAAATTTCAGAATTTGTTAGCTTAAATTTAAATGGAGAACCTTCTAACAAATTATATATTTATAGAATTCATGATGAACCAGATCCTAAAAAAATATTTTTATTGAAAAAAATTATAGAGCCCTTAGGATATTTTTTAGATTTAAAAAATTTAAAAAATTCTATCAATCATTTACTAAGAAGAATTAAAGGAAAACCTGAACAAAACATGATAGAAAACTTAATTCTTCGTTCTATGAGCAAAGCTAAATATTCCACAAAAAATATAGGTCATTATGGCTTGTCTTTTATTTATTATACTCATTTTACTTCTCCTATAAGGAGATATTCAGATATCATAGCTCATCGTTTATTACACTATTATTTAATGGTGAAAAAAAATAATGTAAAAAGTAAAAAACTAAAAGATATAGAATTTTATGAAGAACAAACTCAATATTGTAGTAATAAAGAACGTTTAGCTATAGATATAGAGAGAGAATTTTTAAAATATATACAAGTAAAATACATAAAAAAATTTTTAGGAAAAGAATTTTACGGAATAATTACAGGGTTAACTGATTGGAGTGTTTATGTTGATTTATTATTGTTTCAAATAGAAGGAATGGTTCGATTACGTGATATTAAAGAAGATTGTTATGTTTTAAATTCAGATAGTTATACTATAATCGGTAAAAAAAAAAAGAAAATTTATCATTTAGGAGATAAAATAAAGGTAAAACTTTTAGATATTAATTTAGAAAAAAAACAAATTATTCTTGATTGGATTGATAATATTACTTGAAAAATAAAATACTTCATATTCTAACAGAAGAAGGAACAAATAAGGTATAGTCTTCTCCTCTTTTGATCATATTTCTCACAACACAAGAACTAATATGAGATTTATCATAAGAAGCTATGAGATAAAAAATTTCAATAACATATTTTTTATGTAATTGTTGATTAGTATATAGTATGTTTTTTTCAAATTCTAAATCCAATTGATTTCTAATTCCTCTCAATAAAAATTGAATTTTTTTTTTATACAAAAAGAAATAGTTAAACCATTAAATGAATCTACTTCTATTTTATTTTCTAAATTAGAAAAAGTTTTTAGGATCCATTTTTTTCTTTTTTTAATAGAAAACATATTTTTTTTCCCCAAGTTATCTCCAATAGCTATGATAATTTTATCAAATAAGTTTAAAGCTCTAACAATAATATCATAGTGTCCTAAAGTAATGGGATCAAAAGATCCTGGAAATATAGCTATTTTAGCATAACGATCCATAATTATAAAATTATAATTTTTTATTTAAAAATAATAAGCATCTATAATAAAAGTTTTATTTTTATTTTTAAACTGATTATTTATTAAATGATGAAAAAATCATGTTCTGGTTGTTTTAAATGTTTAAAAAATAAAAACACTCTTGAAAAAAAAGAAATCCAAAAAAAAACATGTTATAGTAGTGATAATCCATTATTAGATTGGTTATCTAATATAAAATCTCCTTTTGAATATTACAAATATGATATTATTGAGATTAGATTTAAAAATAATAGAAAAGAATTTTTTATTAATAAAAAAAGATTGATCCTTAATCAAGGAGATATGGTTACTGTAGAAACTAAATATGGAATAGGATATGATGTAGGAGTTGTTAATTTAACTGGAGAACTAGTGAAATTACAAATAAGAAAAAATAAGAATACTAATTTAAATGAATATAAAACAATATACCAAAAATCAACCGATAAAGAAATTAATATTTGGAAATATTTTAAGAAAAAAGAATTTTCAACTTTATTAAAAGCTAAAAAAATTGTAAAAAAATTAAATCTTTCTATGAAAATTAGTGATGTAGAATATCAGGGTGATGGAGAAAAAGCGATTTTTTATTATACAGCTGATAATAGAATTGATTTTAGAAACTTAATTAAAAAATTAGCTATATGTTTTCACACACGTATAGAAATGCGTCAGATAGGATATAGACAGGAATCGGCAAAAATTGGAGGGTTAGGATCTTGTGGGAGAGAACTTTGTTGTTCTACTTGGATTAAAAATTTTAAAAGTGTTACTACTAATTCAGCAAGATATCAGCAACTTTCCATAAATATCCAGAAACTAACAGGTCAATGTAGTAAGTTAAAATGTTGTTTGAATTATGAATTAGACATTTATTTATCTTACATGAAAGATTTTCCAGATTTTAATAGTAAAATTCATACAGAAAAAGGAATTGCTAAATGCATGAAAATTGATGTTTTTAAACGAAAAATGTGGTTTTCTTATATTAAAAAACCAAATATTTGGTTTAAACTAGAAGTAAAAAAAGTTAAAGAAATTTTAGAAAAAAATAAAAAAAATCAAATAGCACCACCTTTAGAAAAATTATCTACAGTTAATTCTATTCATAAAACAGAATTAACATTTAAAAATTTATCTATATAATAAAAAAAATAATATATTTAACAAATAATATTCGTGTTGAAAAAGAAAAATAGGATAAAAATAAATTCTTATTTTCGTGTACTTATTTTTTACTTTTGGTTTTTATTTTTTATAGGTATTAGTACATTTTTTATAGTTTTTTATGCTATTTCTAAAGGATATTTAGGGACTTTGCCTAGTACCAAAGATATAGAAAATCCTACTATGGAGGTAGGATCAGAAGTATATGATTCGAATGGAATATTATTAGGTAGATTTTTTTCAGAAAATAGAACTTTAATTACTTATCAACAGTTACCAAAAAATCTTGTAAATGCTTTAATAGCAAAAGAAGATATTCGTTTTAGATATCATTCTGGGATTGATGCTAAATCTCTTCTTAGAGCTATTCTTTTACTAGGAAAAAAAGGAGGAGGTAGTACGATTTCTCAACAATTAGCAAAACTTCTTTTTACAAGAGCATCTGCAAAAAATAAATTACAAAGAATATATCAAAAACTTTTAGAGTGGATAATGGCTATTGAATTAGAAAAACGTTATACAAAAGAAGAGATTATCACTATGTATTACAATAAGTTTGATTTTTTGTATAACGCAAAAGGAATAGAGACAGCATCTCACACTTATTTTAATAAAAAAGTTTCTGAACTTAATCTAGGAGAATGCGCAATTTTAGTTGGTATGTTAGAGAATCCTTCTTTATATAATCCAAAGAATTATCCTAGTAGAGCTAAAAAACAAAGAAATTTAGTTCTATATCAAATGAAAAAATATAATTTTTTAAATGGATTTCAATACGAAAAAGAATTAAAAAAACCCATAACAATACATTTCAAAATGCAAAAAAAAGATTTTGAATTACTTACTTATTATGGAGAATTTTTAAAAAAAGAAGTACAAGAATCTCTAAATGAATATCAAGAAAAAACTGGACTTAAGTTAAATCTTTATTCTAGTGGGTTAAAAATATATACATCTATAGATGCTAAAATGCAAGATCTTGCAGAAAAGGCTGTTCGTAAACATCTAACTAAATTACAAATTTTATTTAATCACTTTCAAAAAAAAAATAAAAATGCTCCATTTTCAAATATTTCTCAGGAGAAAACCAAAAGAATTCTTACATCCTCTATGCATAGAAATCCTTTGTATCAAAATTTAAAACAAAAAGGGTTTACTGAAGAAAAAATCATAGAAGAATTTAAAAAACCACAATTAATAAGATTATTTACTTGGAATGGATCTAAAAAAGTACT
Coding sequences within:
- a CDS encoding phosphoglycerate kinase is translated as MEYIKTINNFDFRNQTALIRVDFNVPVNENHQITDNTRIKYSIPTIQKILYEKGKIVLISHFGRPKGKISEIYSLKFIVPFLSKELKTDVLFFENCIGKDVEKKVHQLKNGEILLLENLRFYKEEEEENEHFAFELSKLGDIYVNDAFGVSHRLHTSITILPKFFGEKKCIGFLMKKEIQNINKFLSKKGKKPITFLLGGAKISSKIEIIENIIDIADHLLIGGGMAFPFIKINGGKVGDSIVEYNKIIKIENTLKKILDQKKNKINILSFPKDVVISKSFKKTSNTKIVPIYSIPDGWMGLDIGPSSIKYFCNIIEKSKTIFWNGPVGVFEISNFSLGTKSIIKTIAKTTEKGSFSLIGGGDSIASLKMVKGCKEKISYLSTGGGAMLESLKNKILPGIKAIINT
- a CDS encoding superoxide dismutase, with protein sequence MLFKLPKLSYSYEDFEPFIDKKTMDIHYNKHHATYTNNLNKAISSSCIDMKSLSIEEILRRAHMETPTIRNNSGGFYNHNIFWDILIPHSKYVQPSPYLNEIFKKYFKSFDSFKDKFSTIAANCFGSGWTWLCVKEKILQICSTKNQDNPLMYNTGCDGVPILGLDIWEHAYYLQYQNRRLDYISSFWNIVDWKKVEKNYQKAVK
- the folB gene encoding dihydroneopterin aldolase; its protein translation is MGKIILENIKLFGFHGCMPEEKLLGSYYTINLEVELDFYEASIHDDLSKTVDYVHLYRIVKEEMNIHSKLIEHLAQRIIQRIKKYKKILIRHAKIKICKNNPPLQGSVIDSVCVVLND
- the glmS gene encoding glutamine--fructose-6-phosphate transaminase (isomerizing); the encoded protein is MCGIIGYLGDREAYPIIINGLKKLEYRGYDSSGIAIFYENGYSLCKTKGRVYELEKKIYSCKIKVKGTSGIGHTRWATHGIPDDLNAHPHVSNSNELIMIHNGIIENYYSIKVILLKNGFTFKSETDTEVLVNLIEYVKKENKFSLEEAVRISLNEIVGAYSIAIVDKYNPETIIIAKLGSPLALGINKKEFFIASDPIPFIDYTDNVIYLKDGEMAILKKGEELDLRKILDNHKLNPIIKKLQINLKKIEKGKYKYFMLKEIYEQPKTILDTLRGRLLIPKGIICIDGIESHKDIFINAKSITIVACGTSWHASLIAEYLLEKLARIPVEVEYASEFRYRNPIVKEKDVIIVVSQSGETADTLAALKLAKNKGAFVFGICNVVGSSISRNVDAGAYTHAGPEIGVASTKAFTAQIIIFVLLALKIGKYRLSINDNQYQSLCKELGSVSEKVDHVLKVNQYIKEISKVYYHVNNFLYLGRGINFPVALEGALKLKEISYIHAEGYPAAEMKHGPIALIDKNIPVVIIATKKVCYEKIIGNIQEIKARKGKIIAIVNEGDIQVSMMVDHVIKVPETSEELSPLVTIIPLQLLAYEIAYIRGKNVDQPRNLAKSVTVE
- a CDS encoding glycogen/starch synthase, with amino-acid sequence MTGKRILYVSSDLFPFSSENHISLSVLKVTKFMQSIGNDVRIFMPRFGVINERRHQLHEVIRLSGINLVINNVEHSLWIKVASIPDARLQVYFIDNEEYFKRKAIDNDEHGVFFKDNDERALFFTKGVLETIKKLNWKPDIIHIYGWISFFIPLYIKNLYKNDPLYQNVKIVVSIYNKPFLNYLDKDVIKKVKLDGIKSRKLKLLENPDYFNLVKLCIYFSDAIIKGDLSFPKEIEDYININKLLVLEYYPVEKIETVYQQFYKETVLE
- the rnr gene encoding ribonuclease R; its protein translation is MKSEKKIKNKHCINFAIGFINVTNHGYAFVSIEGVKKDIFIPKNKINQSLEGDLVKIRFKKNRTGIKMEGEVLKVIKRKNKKYIGILKIHSDSEYGLVIVSNIHVNILIPINDKKLKKYHHNNKVLVQIISWPRNLKNPVGKIIKIFGKYGDYETEVYSLLEENRISYKFSKKVEDETKKIFSKKNSDKTIRRDMRYIKTFTIDPINAKDFDDALSIRKLNSDIWEIGVHISDVSHYIEEDSLLDKEAYLRSTSIYLVGKVIPMLPELLSNDICSLQPKKDRLSFSYIFDIDKKGKILRSWFGKTIIRSNKKFTYDEVQKIIDEKKGDFYEDIYTLFLFSKILTKKRLNNGAIYLEKSEVKFHLDKENNPISLYLEKNNDAHHLIEEFMLLTNQKISEFVSLNLNGEPSNKLYIYRIHDEPDPKKIFLLKKIIEPLGYFLDLKNLKNSINHLLRRIKGKPEQNMIENLILRSMSKAKYSTKNIGHYGLSFIYYTHFTSPIRRYSDIIAHRLLHYYLMVKKNNVKSKKLKDIEFYEEQTQYCSNKERLAIDIEREFLKYIQVKYIKKFLGKEFYGIITGLTDWSVYVDLLLFQIEGMVRLRDIKEDCYVLNSDSYTIIGKKKKKIYHLGDKIKVKLLDINLEKKQIILDWIDNIT
- a CDS encoding PSP1 domain-containing protein; amino-acid sequence: MKKSCSGCFKCLKNKNTLEKKEIQKKTCYSSDNPLLDWLSNIKSPFEYYKYDIIEIRFKNNRKEFFINKKRLILNQGDMVTVETKYGIGYDVGVVNLTGELVKLQIRKNKNTNLNEYKTIYQKSTDKEINIWKYFKKKEFSTLLKAKKIVKKLNLSMKISDVEYQGDGEKAIFYYTADNRIDFRNLIKKLAICFHTRIEMRQIGYRQESAKIGGLGSCGRELCCSTWIKNFKSVTTNSARYQQLSINIQKLTGQCSKLKCCLNYELDIYLSYMKDFPDFNSKIHTEKGIAKCMKIDVFKRKMWFSYIKKPNIWFKLEVKKVKEILEKNKKNQIAPPLEKLSTVNSIHKTELTFKNLSI
- a CDS encoding transglycosylase domain-containing protein, whose protein sequence is MLKKKNRIKINSYFRVLIFYFWFLFFIGISTFFIVFYAISKGYLGTLPSTKDIENPTMEVGSEVYDSNGILLGRFFSENRTLITYQQLPKNLVNALIAKEDIRFRYHSGIDAKSLLRAILLLGKKGGGSTISQQLAKLLFTRASAKNKLQRIYQKLLEWIMAIELEKRYTKEEIITMYYNKFDFLYNAKGIETASHTYFNKKVSELNLGECAILVGMLENPSLYNPKNYPSRAKKQRNLVLYQMKKYNFLNGFQYEKELKKPITIHFKMQKKDFELLTYYGEFLKKEVQESLNEYQEKTGLKLNLYSSGLKIYTSIDAKMQDLAEKAVRKHLTKLQILFNHFQKKNKNAPFSNISQEKTKRILTSSMHRNPLYQNLKQKGFTEEKIIEEFKKPQLIRLFTWNGSKKVLISPWNFIRYQKSIIQAGLLSIEPSTGFIKSWVGGVDFNYFQYDHVAQTQRQVGSVFKPILYATAINELHYNPCTRISNEKFHLGKWNPRNSNGKYGGTFTLKDGLAFSVNTISARIISQVTPGPVIQLAKKMGIESSIPDHLSIALGAADLTLYEMTGAFNTFTNYGIYLKPSLLVKIEDENGNLIKEHIDISRRQVFSEEVAYIMLKLMQGVVQYGTANRLKKYYNIIGDVVGKTGTTNENSDGWFIGMVPNLTTGVWVGWEDRFTHFDNIKFGQGANMALPIWAYYMNSLYKKMNLIYYEKLLFRKPKNYQYHWEKCEESILDQEEKKDKEEEDSLEEIIDINNNLNTENNKYYDK